A genomic segment from Drosophila willistoni isolate 14030-0811.24 chromosome 2L unlocalized genomic scaffold, UCI_dwil_1.1 Seg168, whole genome shotgun sequence encodes:
- the LOC6643420 gene encoding 40S ribosomal protein S11, translating to MADQNERAFQKQYGVNLNRKVKPGVTKKKLLRRYRDVGLGFKTPREAIDGTYIDKKCPWTGDVRIRGRILTGIVRKTKMQRTIVIRRDYLHFVRKYSRFEKRHRNMSVHCSPAFRDVEHGDIVTIGECRPLSKTVRFNVLKVSKGVGAKKSFKKF from the exons ATGGCTGATCAG AACGAGCGCGCTTTCCAAAAGCAATACGGTGTTAACCTAAACCGTAAGGTGAAACCCGGCGTCACCAAAAAGAAGTTGTTGCGCCGTTACCGTGATGTTGGTCTGGGTTTCAAGACCCCGCGTGAG GCCATCGATGGCACCTACATTGACAAGAAGTGCCCTTGGACTGGCGATGTCCGTATCCGTGGTCGCATCCTAACTGGTATAGTTCGTAAGACTAAAATGCAGCGTACTATTGTCATTCGTCGGGACTATTTGCATTTTGTACGGAAATACAGTCGTTTTGAGAAACGTCATCGCAACATGAGTGTCCATTGTTCGCCCGCTTTCAG AGATGTCGAGCACGGCGATATTGTCACCATTGGCGAGTGCCGTCCTCTGTCCAAGACTGTACGTTTCAATGTCTTGAAAGTCAGCAAGGGCGTGGGTGCCAAGAAGAGCTTCAAGAAGTTTTAA
- the LOC6643418 gene encoding proteasome-associated protein ECM29 homolog: protein MDTGANAEIELLERVLLRLGNADTDEKLEAAVSKFLTPVILKINSPHNVVRTKVVEVLTHIKRRLTSRGQIQVPVEALLDQYALPDSTTFLKNFAIIFITMGYPRLQLEQQAALAAKVVGCETKMDNYQDKLFGLLLPILGDLKIPEDPAQRNKLLNLQDKPGVSSNFLSLLQDVLLLPYGVTQDQDVPPGLSPYSFKRIIANNWRAEELEKVKKGIVRFLCAGVFTEVESFILLVLASADTRFSVATPAITELSKVCTMLDFQQPVVTAPLYTLYIGNQNSLTERQTRPCCARVRQKLLQHLIRCRGKSINVSKGLQVIFDTLFGTNTNQKCKVLALQFVELVLKDGPRELVSKVSKVILTGITKVIGRGDSSEPNDVQNAAYSALAQHARSFPQDVSQDLKLVLGYFQNLANCAPDLHSSIREALVSMAPAFAWKTKEKAEASMDVDDEQTADSWEVQLDGQQHLLLAMLLDNAESKIQIVQNVTSVFLTSCYPEYYAPARYLLLLIAGERNSLRENVTSYLYGTSKKDHVNYSFISSIEQRGTRHLSESIADFNHLSMEQRRVVLPSFSVMMSHVHEMAQKRLKKSTSGGGVVVVGKTKLPFTLDVYEELLDYLRLCLWYSADIVGAPGDEKHTQKLSKYISLNYEEDENNPIHQYVQFVQRSVEAKRTESNLLGLYDLLNAAPQLFASKQLHLLEPLGNSLKDVSETMRNNVAQVYGILWAYGLPDDKLNEEVSECLRKLSQSSLEHKHGLLLVLGHTLNRKISLQLTQKKDATSKPKDYAEWPQFVDAIKFIAKSLCESQWLLVSAAVKCISMIGKTVEIPNVQVEIQLPSSNTSDSSNTIADDDEEEYRSIESSTKLIIFGVVFQLLRSTSARQKIREESAKCLGYLAIGDGDHFTKRNLQKFLTLAKVQKDAALNIAISEAIVNTLCGYDVNKGIPSENFNNPHCTNADFEQFLNSLIALVTEPNPNSRQAISVWLLAVVKHCSHRPAVHNKKQLLQFAFTELLSDDSEFVQDVASRGLGLVYALSDAGSQTDLANSLLDQLIGGKRKVNQVTGDTELFAEGMLGKTPTGGNITTYKELCSLASDLNQPDMIYQFMQLANHNAAWTSKLGAAFGLKTLSAESKQKMQPYLGKIIPRLYRYKYDPTPKIQNSMISIWDTIVTDSKETTEQYYWEILRELLDNLTFKEWRVRIACCLAVRDLLKRPNGLRLRSEDRLRPKSSGGTTPDPHKMDVDDDVPEPELKELWVQLFRVMDDIHEGTRMTAHGTASFLGKLCVIASSSEHGKSGTAVSTSILPFLLETGVGHKVSDIRKVSIKTISDMIDSSGALIAPHLVTLIPCLLRATGELENTKLSYVSTRLGADHEAQEAIDTLRAEAAKSHHTMETINKCVRFIDYPELEKMTPEVLELMKSSVNLGTKIGCAHFVCLVSIRLGKEMSPVVGKYIRACFVGIKDRNATVRKYNATAIGHLLGLAKEQSIKNLFAKLDELYTEQPNNRSIALTIQSINKRHHELLKDYMDSMIPLVFFAMHEEGMDENSKANVELWKDLWNDICPGDAGIRLNLNVIITKLEASLTDVSWSRKSQAANAIQTIATRLASSLDEAERVRLIKLLLTGLQGRTFQGKERLLQALAALCKNLNPKHEISPSIIDAALREARKREPTYRTLALAALGDILEQLEADRFEEVYNMIWNLLEKKELHEDDDDDGDDGSNSSKDLSADERNKRAQTLNKLKEVVWETLGKSWPKHAIETQYKYQLILAENCSKILAESTRPVQVSLMAALCKYVERLHIFEDSLPNQEKKIKTDQPMPAILNQEDIVQKICNDILAAVTMAAGVPHTGLKKEALNIILMLIKRLSVPNDQQHLDLVRLNFELNLEKFQRDSAPEVRCRIKDIEDKLGKLDASQ, encoded by the exons atggACACCGGAGCAAATGCTGAAATTG AGCTTCTGGAGCGAGTGCTGCTGCGACTGGGTAATGCAGACACCGATGAGAAATTAGAAGCAGCAGTGAGTAAATTTCTGACACCAGTCattctaaaaattaattcgCCTCACAATGTGGTTAGAACAAAG gTTGTAGAAGTGTTGACCCATATTAAACGGCGATTGACTTCACGGGGTCAAATTCAAGTACCGGTGGAGGCACTCCTGGATCAGTATGCTCTACCCGATAGTACAACATTTCTTAAAAACTTCGCCATTATTTTTATTACCATGGGATATCCACGTCTGCAATTGGAGCAGCAGGCGGCCTTGGCTGCCAAAGTGGTGGGCTGTGAGACCAAGATGGATAACTATCAAGACAAGCTGTTCGGTCTGTTGCTGCCCATTTTGGGTGACCTCAAAATACCCGAAGATCCGGCGCAGCGAAATAAGCTTCTCAATCTCCAGGATAAGCCAGGAGTCAGTTCGAATTTTCTATCACTACTGCAAGATGTGTTACTCCTGCCCTATGGTGTAACACAGGATCAAGATGTGCCACCTGGCCTAAGTCCTTATAGTTTTAAGCGCATCATTGCCAACAATTGGAGAGCCGAGGAATTGGAAAAAGTTAAGAAGGGCATTGTACGTTTCCTTTGTGCCGGAGTTTTTACGGAAGTGGAAAGCTTTATATTATTGGTGCTGGCCTCAGCGGACACCCGCTTCAGCGTAGCTACGCCAGCTATCACAGAATTGAGCAAAGTTTGCACTATGCTGGATTTTCAACAGCCAGTTGTGACCGCTCCATTGTACACCCTTTACATTGGTAACCAGAATAGCTTAACAGAACGCCAGACTCGACCATGTTGTGCCCGAGTGCGCCAGAAACTTTTGCAGCATCTAATTAGGTGCCGCGGCAAAAGCATCAATGTGTCCAAAGGTCTACAAGTGATATTCGATACGTTATTTGGAACAAATACGAATCAAAAGTGCAAAGTCTTGGCCCTACAGTTTGTGGAACTTGTCCTAAAAGA CGGACCTCGGGAATTGGTGTCCAAGGTGTCGAAGGTAATTCTGACGGGCATTACCAAGGTTATTGGACGTGGCGACTCATCGGAGCCGAACGATGTGCAGAATGCCGCCTACTCGGCATTGGCTCAACATGCACGTAGTTTCCCCCAGGATGTCAGTCAGGATCTTAAACTTGTGTTGGGCTATTTTCAAAACTTAGCCAACTGTGCCCCAGACTTGCATTCATCTATACGCGAGGCTTTGGTCTCTATGGCACCAGCATTTGCCTGGAAAACCAAAGAGAAAGCCGAAGCATCAATGGATGTGGATGACGAACAGACTGCCGATTCGTGGGAGGTACAACTGGATGGGCAGCAACATCTATTGCTGGCCATGCTGTTGGACAATGCAGagtcaaaaattcaaattgtccAAAATGTAACGAGTGTTTTTCTAACAAGTTGCTATCCAGAATATTATGCTCCTGCTCGATATCTACTCCTGCTTATTGCCGGTGAACGAAACTCATTGAGAGAGAATGTTACCTCGTATTTGTATGGAACTTCGAAAAAGGATCATGTCAACTATAGTTTCATTTCATCCATTGAGCAACGTGGAACACGCCACTTGAGCGAATCCATTGCCGATTTCAATCATTTGTCCATGGAACAACGTCGTGTAGTATTGCCCAGTTTTTCGGTTATGATGTCGCATGTTCATGAAATGGCTCAGAAACGTCTAAAGAAGAGTACTTCTGGTGGAGGAGTTGTGGTTGTGGGCAAAACCAAATTACCCTTTACCCTGGACGTCTACGAAGAGTTGCTCGACTATCTAAGGCTATGCTTGTGGTATTCTGCCGATATAGTAGGTGCCCCTGGTGATGAGAAGCATACCCAAAAGTTGAGCAAATATATCAGTTTGAACTACGAAGAGGACGAGAATAATCCCATTCATCAGTATGTGCAATTTGTTCAACGCAGTGTCGAGGCTAAAAGAA CTGAATCCAATTTACTTGGTCTCTATGATCTGTTAAATGCTGCACCACAATTGTTTGCATCTAAGCAGCTGCATTTACTAGAACCGCTGGGCAACTCGCTGAAAGATGTTTCTGAGACAATGCGCAATAATGTGGCCCAGGTCTATGGTATTCTATGGGCCTATGGACTCCCCGATGATAAACTAAATGAGGAAGTGAGTGAATGCCTGCGCAAGCTGTCTCAGTCATCTCTGGAACATAAGCATGGGTTACTCCTTGTGCTGGGACACACATTGAATCGAAAGATCAGCTTGCAGTTAACACAAAAGAAGGATGCAACGTCAAAACCAAAGGACTATGCCGAATGGCCACAGTTTGTCGATGCTATTAAATTTATTG CTAAATCTCTGTGTGAATCGCAATGGCTTCTGGTGTCAGCCGCAGTTAAATGCATCTCGATGATTGGAAAGACTGTTGAGATACCCAATGTGCAGGTGGAAATACAATTACCTAGCTCCAACACCAGTGACAGTTCCAACACAATTGCAGATGATGACGAGGAGGAGTATCGCAGCATTGAGTCATCAACCAAACTGATTATATTTGGTGTAGTCTTTCAATTGCTGCGTAGCACTTCGGCACGTCAAAAAATCCGCGAAGAATCAGCCAAATGCTTGGGATATTTGGCCATAGGTGATGGAGATCATTTCACCAAACGAAATCTTCAGAAATTTCTCACCTTGGCCAAAGTACAAAAGGATGCGGCACTTAATATAGCAATATCAGAGGCCATTGTCAATACTCTGTGTGGATATGACGTGAATAAGGGAATTCCGAGTGAAAATTTCAATAATCCCCATTGCACGAATGCCGACTTTGAGCAGTTTTTGAATTCTTTAATAGCTCTGGTCACCGAACCAAATCCTAATTCACGGCAAGCCATTTCGGTGTGGCTATTGGCGGTTGTCAAACACTGCAGCCATCGTCCAGCGGTGCACAATAAGAAACAATTGCTGCAGTTTGCCTTCACAGAGTTACTTTCCGATGATAGTG AATTTGTGCAGGATGTAGCCTCAAGAGGTCTAGGTCTGGTCTACGCTCTCTCCGATGCTGGCAGTCAAACTGATTTAGCCAATTCTCTTTTGGATCAGCTGATTGGAGGCAAACGCAAAGTTAATCAGGTTACTGGCGACACCGAACTCTTTGCCGAAGGAATGCTGGGAAAAACGCCAACTGGCGGCAACATCACAACCTACAAGGAACTCTGCTCTCTTGCCTCGGATCTTAATCAGCCGGACATGATCTATCAGTTTATGCAGCTGGCTAATCATAATGCAGCCTGGACCAGTAAACTAGGAGCGGCCTTTGGACTGAAAACACTCTCCGCCGaatccaaacaaaaaatgcagCCTTATTTGGGCAAGATTATTCCACGGCTGTATCGCTACAAATACGATCCGAcgccaaaaattcaaaactcAATGATCTCGATATGGGATACGATTGTCACCGATTCCAAGGAGACAACGGAGCAATATTATTGGGAAATTCTGAGGGAATTGTTGGATAATCTCACCTTCAAGGAATGGCGTGTTCGTATTGCATGCTGTCTGGCTGTAAGAGACCTTCTGAAGCGACCCAATGGTTTAAGACTGCGTTCGGAAGACCGTTTACGACCAAAATCCAGCGGTGGCACTACACCTGATCCCCACAAAATGGATGTAGACGATGATGTACCCGAACCGGAGTTAAAAGAACTCTGGGTACAACTATTCCGCGTCATGGATGACATTCACGAAGGAACCCGCATGACAGCACATGGCACTGCCTCATTCTTGGGTAAATTATGTGTGATTGCATCGTCCTCGGAGCATGGCAAATCTGGCACAGCCGTGTCCACATCTATACTACCCTTTTTGTTGGAGACCGGGGTGGGCCACAAGGTTAGCGATATCCGAAAAGTGAGCATCAAGACCATTTCCGACATGATAGACTCATCGGGAGCGTTGATAGCGCCGCATTTGGTTACGCTAATCCCATGCCTGTTGCGAGCAACTGGCGAATTGGAGAACACAAAATTATCATACGTCTCAACCCGACTTGGAGCTGATCACGAGGCCCAGGAAGCCATAGACACGCTGCGTGCCGAAGCCGCAAAATCACATCACACCATGGAGACGATCAATAAATGTGTACGCTTCATAGATTATCCTGAACTGGAGAAAATGACCCCAGAAGTGCTGGAGTTAATGAAATCCAGTGTAAATTTGGGCACCAAAATTGGTTGTGCTCATTTTGTGTGTCTGGTCAGCATACGCCTTGGCAAGGAAATGTCCCCGGTGGTCGGCAAATATATTCGTGCCTGCTTTGTCGGTATCAAGGATCGCAATGCCACTGTTAGAAAGTACAATGCCACGGCCATTGGTCATCTACTTGGTTTGGCTAAG GAACAATCCATTAAGAATTTGTTTGCCAAATTGGATGAACTCTATACAGAGCAGCCAAACAATCGTTCCATTGCCCTGACCATCCAATCAATTAACAAGCGCCATCACGAGTTGCTTAAGGATTACATGGACAGCATGATACCATTAGTATTCTTTGCTATGCATGAGGAAGGCATGGACGAAAACTCCAAGGCCAATGTGGAATTGTGGAAGGATCTTTGGAACGACATTTGTCCAGGTGATGCGGGCATACGCCTTAATTTGAATGTTATAATTACCAAATTGGAGGCTTCATTGACCGATGTCAGTTGGTCACGTAAATCTCAGGCAGCCAATGCCATACAAACGATTGCTACACGTCTAGCCAGCAGTTTGGATGAGGCTGAGAGAGTGCGCCTTATCAAGCTGTTACTCACAGGCCTCCAAGGACGAACTTTCCAGGGTAAGGAACGACTGCTACAAGCGCTAGCTGCTCTCTGTAAAAATTTGAATCCGAAGCATGAGATTTCCCCGAGTATCATCGATGCTGCATTGCGAGAAGCACGTAAACGAGAGCCCACTTATCGCACCTTAGCTTTGGCTGCTCTAGGTGACATACTCGAGCAACTAGAGGCAGACCGATTCGAAGAGGTTTACAACATGATATGGAACCTACTCGAAAAGAAGGAACTGCATgaagatgatgacgatgatggaGACGATGGGTCGAACTCCAGCAAAGACCTAAGTGCTGACGAGCGGAACAAGCGGGCTCAAACTCTAAACAAACTTAAGGAAGTTGTTTGGGAAACATTGGGTAAATCGTGGCCAAAACATGCCATTGAAACACAATATAAATATCAACTCATCCTTGCCGAGAACTGCTCGAAAATATTGGCGGAGAGCACTCGCCCAGTTCAAGTAAGTCTGATGGCTGCCCTGTGCAAGTACGTCGAGCGTCTACACATTTTTGAAGATTCCTTGCCCAACCAAGAGAAGAAGATTAAGACAGATCAGCCGATGCCTGCAATCCTTAACCAAGAGGACATTGTCCAGAAGATTTGCAATGATATTCTTGCCGCTGTCACTATGGCCGCTGGCGTGCCACACACTGGTCTGAAAAAGGAGGCGCTCAACATTATATTGATGCTCATCAAGCGTCTCAGTGTGCCCAACGATCAACAGCATCTGGATTTGGTTAGGCTAAACTTTGAATTGAATCTGGAGAAATTTCAACGGGACTCGGCCCCCGAAGTGCGTTGTCGCATCAAGGACATTGAGGATAAGCTCGGCAAGTTGGATGCTAGCCAATAA